In Chlorogloeopsis sp. ULAP01, the following proteins share a genomic window:
- the recQ gene encoding DNA helicase RecQ: MSQSPNLEKALKYHFGYDNFRPGQQQVIEDALSNRDLLIIMPTGGGKSLCFQLPALIKKGLTVVVSPLIALMQDQVEALRKNGIAATFLNSSLNFYQTRSREQYILGGKVKLLYVAPERLLSERFLPFLDLVHDQVSISAIAIDEAHCVSEWGHDFRPEYRQLISLRKRYPDIPVWALTATATDRVRIDIIQQLGLKEASIHVASFNRQNLYYEVRNKKKNSYAELLELIRETEGSGIIYCLTRKKVDELTFKLQHDKVSALPYHAGLTDEERSQNQTRFICDDVRVMVATIAFGMGINKPDVRFVIHFDIPRNLESYYQESGRAGRDGEASRCTLFYSYGDVKTIEYLISQKSDSQEQLIAKQQLRQMIDYAEGTDCRRTIQLGYFGERFTGNCNNCDNCLYPKPIEDWTVEAMKFLSCVARCKEKFGIGHIIDVLRGAKTQKISQYEHDKLSTYGIGKDRGIEEWRLLGRSLLHQGLLEQTSDGYAVLKLNSLSWEVMRRQRQVSIAVPILQKITWNEETTRATEAEMLLQKLRSLRKKLADEQSVPPYVIFSDSTLKLMAQSKPQTKEAFGKLSGVGSHKLSQYGEKFITEICNYCQEFGLQQQQINATDFLDLPSTTELQTLQLYQQGLSITEIAEKRNLRPTTIIRHLCDLIEKNQLIDINQLVPLEKQQKIWQVFEILGDISLTLIKEYLGESYSFDEIRLVRGKWRQQSRK; the protein is encoded by the coding sequence ATGTCTCAATCTCCCAATTTAGAAAAAGCGCTCAAATATCACTTCGGCTACGATAATTTTCGCCCCGGACAACAGCAAGTTATTGAAGATGCGCTCTCTAATCGGGATCTACTTATTATCATGCCGACTGGTGGGGGCAAATCACTGTGTTTTCAGCTACCAGCATTAATCAAAAAAGGTCTAACTGTGGTAGTGTCGCCTTTAATCGCTTTGATGCAAGATCAAGTCGAAGCACTGCGAAAAAATGGTATTGCTGCAACGTTTCTTAATAGCAGTCTCAACTTTTATCAGACGCGATCGCGCGAACAATATATCTTGGGCGGTAAAGTCAAATTACTCTACGTTGCTCCCGAACGTCTCCTCAGTGAAAGATTTCTGCCATTTCTCGATTTAGTACATGATCAAGTCAGTATTTCTGCCATTGCCATAGATGAAGCACACTGTGTTTCCGAGTGGGGGCATGACTTTCGCCCAGAATACCGTCAGTTAATTTCGCTACGGAAACGTTACCCTGATATTCCAGTTTGGGCGCTCACTGCCACAGCAACCGATCGCGTTCGTATTGATATTATTCAACAACTAGGATTGAAAGAAGCTAGCATCCACGTCGCTAGCTTTAATCGTCAAAATCTTTACTACGAAGTCCGTAATAAAAAAAAGAATTCTTACGCTGAACTGTTGGAGTTGATCCGTGAGACAGAAGGTTCAGGAATTATTTATTGCTTGACGCGCAAAAAAGTTGATGAACTTACTTTTAAACTTCAGCATGATAAAGTTTCGGCACTACCCTACCACGCCGGTTTAACAGACGAAGAACGTAGTCAAAATCAAACTCGGTTTATTTGCGATGATGTGCGCGTAATGGTGGCAACTATTGCCTTTGGCATGGGAATTAATAAACCGGATGTGCGGTTTGTGATTCACTTTGATATTCCCCGTAATTTAGAAAGTTATTATCAAGAATCTGGCAGAGCAGGTAGAGATGGAGAAGCTTCGCGCTGTACGCTTTTCTATAGCTATGGTGACGTCAAAACAATTGAGTATCTCATCAGTCAAAAAAGCGACTCTCAAGAACAATTAATTGCCAAACAACAATTGCGGCAAATGATTGATTATGCAGAAGGTACAGACTGCCGCCGAACTATTCAACTCGGTTATTTTGGAGAGCGATTTACAGGTAATTGTAATAATTGCGACAACTGCCTTTACCCTAAACCAATAGAAGATTGGACAGTAGAAGCAATGAAATTTTTATCTTGTGTGGCGCGTTGTAAAGAAAAATTTGGCATAGGCCACATTATAGATGTATTGCGGGGAGCAAAAACTCAAAAAATTAGCCAATACGAACACGACAAACTTTCGACTTACGGCATTGGTAAAGATAGAGGTATAGAAGAGTGGCGTTTGCTCGGACGTTCTCTTTTACATCAAGGCTTACTAGAACAAACTAGCGATGGTTACGCAGTCTTGAAACTTAATTCCTTGAGTTGGGAAGTGATGCGGCGACAGCGGCAAGTATCTATTGCCGTTCCCATATTACAAAAGATTACTTGGAATGAAGAAACTACGAGAGCAACAGAGGCAGAAATGCTATTGCAGAAGTTGCGATCGCTTCGGAAAAAACTTGCTGATGAACAATCTGTGCCACCTTACGTAATTTTTTCCGATTCTACATTGAAGTTAATGGCACAGAGCAAACCTCAAACCAAAGAAGCTTTCGGCAAACTTTCAGGCGTAGGTAGTCATAAACTTAGCCAGTATGGCGAAAAATTTATTACCGAAATTTGCAACTACTGCCAAGAATTTGGCTTACAACAACAGCAAATCAATGCCACCGATTTTCTTGACTTACCTTCAACTACAGAACTACAAACATTACAGTTGTATCAACAAGGTTTAAGCATTACCGAAATAGCCGAGAAACGCAATCTTCGTCCGACAACCATCATTCGTCATCTTTGCGATTTAATAGAGAAGAACCAATTAATAGATATAAACCAATTGGTTCCCCTAGAAAAGCAGCAAAAAATTTGGCAGGTTTTCGAGATTCTCGGAGATATTTCTCTAACTCTTATTAAAGAGTATTTGGGTGAAAGCTATAGTTTTGATGAAATTCGACTAGTTAGAGGTAAATGGCGACAGCAAAGCCGCAAGTAA
- a CDS encoding PIN domain-containing protein, translating to MTSQENLLVSTQVINEICANLIRKAGFDNSQIQKLIEEFAEGCEILPVSLETLQYAVRLRDRYLLSFWDSLIVDSAVLGKASILYSEDMQNGLIIENTLQIVNPFLERKT from the coding sequence ATTACAAGTCAAGAAAACTTACTAGTTAGTACGCAAGTTATCAATGAGATTTGTGCAAATTTAATCCGCAAAGCAGGTTTTGATAACTCACAGATTCAAAAACTAATTGAAGAATTTGCAGAAGGCTGTGAAATCTTGCCTGTCTCTCTAGAAACGCTTCAGTATGCAGTCAGATTGCGCGATCGCTACTTGCTTTCATTTTGGGATAGCCTCATCGTTGACAGTGCCGTTCTAGGGAAAGCAAGTATTCTTTACTCAGAAGATATGCAAAATGGATTAATTATCGAAAATACCTTACAAATTGTGAATCCATTTTTGGAGAGAAAGACATGA
- a CDS encoding type II toxin-antitoxin system HicB family antitoxin produces MNIKVVLEPSDEGGYTVFVPSLPGCISEGETIDESLENIQEAILLYLEPLEEELIFEEGAIVRELVL; encoded by the coding sequence ATGAACATAAAAGTAGTATTAGAACCAAGTGATGAAGGTGGTTACACAGTTTTTGTTCCCTCACTTCCAGGCTGTATCAGTGAAGGGGAAACTATCGACGAATCACTAGAAAATATTCAAGAGGCAATACTGCTTTACCTAGAACCACTGGAAGAAGAATTGATATTTGAAGAGGGAGCTATAGTAAGGGAATTAGTGCTGTAA
- a CDS encoding type II toxin-antitoxin system HicA family toxin encodes MAALERDGWIFVRQRGSHIRLQKQMPDEVLKLTVPAHRPVKRTTLAKILKQAQIDLDRFLELL; translated from the coding sequence ATTGCAGCTTTAGAGCGAGATGGATGGATTTTTGTACGTCAACGAGGTAGTCACATCAGACTGCAAAAACAAATGCCAGATGAGGTTTTGAAGTTGACAGTGCCTGCTCATAGACCAGTCAAGCGTACAACATTGGCTAAAATTTTAAAACAAGCCCAGATAGATCTAGACCGATTTTTAGAATTGTTGTAA
- a CDS encoding DUF427 domain-containing protein, with protein MPKAIWNDATLAESENTVVVEGNHYFPPDSIHKEYFKNSDTHTTCPWKGVASYYSIEVDGQVNKDAAWYYPSAKEKAKNIEGYVAFWRGVKVEA; from the coding sequence ATGCCGAAAGCAATTTGGAATGACGCAACTTTAGCCGAAAGCGAGAATACTGTAGTCGTGGAAGGTAACCATTACTTTCCTCCTGACTCTATTCACAAGGAGTACTTCAAAAATAGTGACACCCATACTACTTGTCCTTGGAAAGGTGTTGCTAGCTACTACAGTATCGAAGTAGATGGGCAAGTTAATAAAGACGCTGCTTGGTACTATCCCAGCGCGAAGGAAAAAGCTAAGAATATTGAGGGTTATGTTGCCTTCTGGCGGGGTGTAAAAGTCGAAGCTTAA
- a CDS encoding glycosyltransferase — translation MNISVIIPCFNAADTIAIQLEALAHQQWSQPWEVIISDNGSTDNSISIAQEYKTRIPNLRIIDSSDRQGAAHARNAAAKVAKGEALLFIDADDEVAPGWLTAMGEALTKYDLVAGYDDYNKLNDPWIVKCYQYENGTGVIENTYYLPFAGSGNLGIKRSLHDAIGGFDETLYQSEDVDYCWRAQYTGAKLKYVPEAIAHIRLRDTLASVYHRSWAVGKGGVLVYKKHRPLGMPQLVTWKTFIKTAIILTFQVLRLQIRDKESLGRWLMSFAWRGGQLWGCIKYGYLPV, via the coding sequence ATGAATATTAGCGTAATCATACCGTGTTTTAATGCGGCTGACACTATCGCTATTCAACTAGAAGCACTTGCTCATCAACAATGGTCACAGCCTTGGGAAGTTATTATTTCCGATAACGGCTCGACTGACAACTCAATCTCGATTGCACAAGAGTATAAGACACGCATACCTAATCTTCGCATTATTGATTCATCCGATCGCCAAGGAGCAGCACACGCTCGCAACGCTGCTGCAAAAGTTGCCAAAGGAGAGGCACTACTATTTATTGATGCGGATGACGAAGTTGCTCCTGGATGGTTAACAGCAATGGGTGAGGCACTTACTAAGTATGATCTCGTTGCTGGCTATGATGACTACAATAAATTAAACGATCCTTGGATAGTTAAGTGCTATCAATATGAAAATGGTACTGGAGTAATTGAAAATACATATTATTTGCCATTCGCAGGTAGCGGCAATTTAGGTATTAAGCGTTCGCTTCATGATGCCATAGGTGGTTTCGATGAAACCCTTTACCAAAGCGAAGATGTAGACTACTGCTGGAGAGCGCAATATACAGGAGCTAAACTTAAATATGTACCAGAGGCGATCGCTCATATTCGGTTGCGCGATACTCTGGCGAGTGTATATCATCGCAGTTGGGCTGTGGGTAAAGGTGGAGTATTGGTGTATAAAAAGCATAGACCGCTTGGTATGCCTCAACTAGTAACATGGAAAACCTTTATAAAAACAGCGATAATTCTTACTTTTCAAGTGTTGCGTTTGCAAATCCGTGATAAGGAAAGTTTAGGCAGGTGGTTAATGAGTTTTGCTTGGCGTGGGGGGCAATTGTGGGGTTGTATCAAGTATGGATATTTGCCAGTTTAG